In Sphingobium sp. B2D3C, a genomic segment contains:
- a CDS encoding RcnB family protein encodes MMKKFLLGGLAALTLIPTTAMAQPYHAQDRQDVREARRDVNDARRDVRDAKRDLRDARWDYQREVRDYNRERPWRAAPFKYQNFKAGVTIRPVYYGRSYVVNDWRRFHWDAPRANQVWVRHYDDALLVNTRTGRVVKVIHNAFRYR; translated from the coding sequence ATGATGAAAAAGTTTCTGCTCGGCGGGCTTGCAGCCCTCACCCTCATCCCCACCACCGCGATGGCCCAGCCCTATCACGCCCAGGACCGGCAGGATGTCCGGGAAGCTCGTCGCGACGTGAACGACGCCCGCCGCGATGTTCGCGATGCCAAGCGTGACCTGCGCGACGCTCGCTGGGACTATCAGCGCGAGGTGCGCGACTATAATCGCGAGCGCCCGTGGCGCGCGGCCCCGTTCAAATATCAGAACTTCAAGGCAGGCGTCACCATTCGGCCCGTCTATTACGGCCGCAGCTATGTCGTGAATGACTGGCGCCGCTTCCACTGGGATGCCCCCCGTGCGAACCAGGTCTGGGTGCGCCATTATGACGACGCGCTGCTCGTGAATACGCGCACCGGCAGGGTCGTGAAGGTGATCCACAACGCCTTCCGTTACCGCTGA
- a CDS encoding 2OG-Fe(II) oxygenase, which translates to MKQDWPDDAELPSQARAEIGVRVRQRLSRNPMISRVQTERAEMFLRHGLVTPKECSELIGKIDAGCKPSKLFSGTESGYRTSSSCNLDIYDPLVVAVTKRIDALMGIEGEYGELLQGQRYYESQQYQLHCDYFPAKVHYWPAMRATGGQRCWTAMAYLCDVEAGGETQFPRLGVTIPPRTGTLLIWNNMIADGSPNYDTLHAALPVAKGAKYVVTRWYRERPWEPRNKP; encoded by the coding sequence ATGAAGCAAGATTGGCCAGATGACGCGGAACTTCCCTCGCAAGCCCGCGCGGAGATCGGGGTCCGCGTGCGCCAGCGCCTCTCCCGCAATCCGATGATCAGCCGGGTGCAGACAGAGCGGGCCGAGATGTTCCTGCGCCACGGACTGGTGACGCCTAAGGAATGCAGCGAGCTGATCGGCAAGATCGATGCCGGGTGCAAACCCTCCAAGCTGTTTTCCGGCACCGAGTCGGGGTACCGCACCAGCAGCAGCTGCAATCTCGATATCTACGATCCGCTCGTGGTCGCAGTAACGAAGCGCATCGACGCGCTGATGGGCATCGAAGGCGAATATGGCGAGCTGCTGCAGGGCCAGCGTTATTACGAGTCCCAGCAATATCAGCTCCATTGCGATTATTTTCCCGCGAAGGTGCACTATTGGCCGGCGATGCGGGCGACTGGCGGACAGCGCTGCTGGACGGCGATGGCCTATCTGTGCGATGTCGAAGCGGGCGGCGAGACGCAGTTTCCCCGCTTGGGCGTAACGATCCCACCCCGCACCGGCACGCTGCTGATCTGGAACAATATGATCGCGGATGGCAGCCCCAATTACGATACGCTGCATGCGGCCCTGCCCGTTGCCAAAGGCGCCAAATATGTGGTGACCCGCTGGTATCGCGAGCGCCCGTGGGAACCGCGTAACAAGCCCTGA
- a CDS encoding RcnB family protein, producing the protein MSRLLTFGLLASTMLATAPVAAQERSANRGDWIRNQNQQQQSAPRQDGGDRRRDWSGQRGGPSRGEGMRPQPAPQQRAPATVTTTRVAPSDAPRPNWQDRRAPDQAGRPDRPEQRERPRDQPRSWNDTSRNNANWRDDSRQQAENRAEWERRREQANRDGNRTDWRDRDDARRWDGRRDNDWRRNDSAGRDRADWERQRLNERQRWADQRRWDNRWRNDRRYDWQRYRTQYRSVYRMPTYYAPYGWNYGYRRFSIGIYLNDMLFGRNYWISDPYEYRLPPVYGSLRWVRYYDDALLVDTRDGYVVDVIHDFFW; encoded by the coding sequence ATGAGCCGTCTTTTGACCTTCGGCCTGCTGGCTTCCACCATGCTGGCCACAGCGCCGGTTGCTGCGCAGGAGCGCAGCGCCAACCGGGGCGACTGGATCCGCAACCAGAACCAGCAGCAGCAATCCGCGCCCCGGCAGGACGGTGGCGATCGCCGGCGTGACTGGTCGGGACAGCGCGGTGGACCTTCGCGTGGGGAAGGCATGCGTCCGCAGCCGGCTCCGCAGCAGCGCGCGCCCGCTACGGTGACCACGACCCGCGTCGCGCCGTCCGATGCGCCCCGCCCCAATTGGCAGGACCGTCGCGCACCCGATCAGGCCGGCCGGCCCGACAGGCCCGAGCAGCGCGAGCGTCCCCGCGATCAGCCGCGCAGCTGGAATGACACCAGCCGGAACAATGCCAACTGGCGTGACGATAGCCGCCAGCAAGCCGAGAACCGCGCCGAATGGGAGCGTCGCCGCGAGCAGGCCAATCGGGATGGCAACCGCACCGACTGGCGGGACCGCGACGACGCGCGCCGCTGGGATGGTCGCCGCGACAATGACTGGCGACGCAATGACAGCGCAGGCCGGGACCGCGCCGATTGGGAGCGGCAGCGCCTGAACGAGCGCCAACGCTGGGCCGACCAGCGCCGCTGGGACAATCGCTGGCGCAACGACCGGCGCTATGACTGGCAACGCTACCGTACGCAGTATCGCTCGGTCTACCGCATGCCGACCTATTACGCGCCCTATGGTTGGAACTACGGCTATCGCCGCTTTTCGATCGGCATCTACCTGAACGACATGCTGTTCGGGCGGAATTACTGGATCAGCGATCCCTATGAGTACCGCCTGCCGCCCGTATACGGCTCGCTGCGTTGGGTGCGCTATTATGACGATGCGCTGCTGGTCGACACCCGCGACGGCTATGTCGTCGATGTGATCCACGACTTCTTCTGGTGA
- a CDS encoding (2Fe-2S)-binding protein produces the protein MTKFTVNDRPVEYKMDPQTPLLWALRDASNLTGTKYGCGTGDCGACTVDIDGLAIRSCQVTIAAMEGRFVTTIEALSPDRSHPVQQAWAAQMVPQCGYCQSGMIMAASVLLRRNSNPTDAQIDAAMTNICRCGTYPRIREAIKQAGRIMRGEERVAAAPAPGIAPADAARHVPAMTPPNDGRSTAD, from the coding sequence CGCAGACGCCCTTGCTGTGGGCTTTGCGGGATGCTTCCAACCTCACCGGCACCAAATATGGCTGTGGCACGGGCGACTGTGGCGCCTGCACAGTCGACATTGACGGTCTCGCGATCCGCTCCTGCCAGGTCACGATCGCCGCGATGGAAGGCCGGTTCGTCACGACCATCGAGGCGCTTTCGCCGGACCGGAGCCATCCTGTGCAGCAGGCCTGGGCAGCGCAGATGGTGCCACAATGCGGCTACTGCCAATCCGGCATGATCATGGCGGCCTCCGTGCTGCTGCGCCGGAACAGCAACCCGACCGACGCGCAGATCGACGCGGCGATGACCAATATCTGCCGGTGCGGCACCTATCCGCGCATTCGCGAGGCGATCAAGCAGGCGGGGCGCATCATGCGCGGCGAGGAGCGGGTCGCGGCCGCGCCGGCGCCGGGCATTGCGCCGGCAGATGCCGCGCGCCATGTGCCCGCCATGACGCCGCCCAACGACGGGCGCTCCACCGCCGATTGA